CGACGATCCAGCGGATCGGCTTGTTGGCAAGGCCGGCCATCTCCTGGTTCTCGCGGGCCCAGCCGATGGCCTTCTTGGAGGCGTCGACATGGGTCACCTCGGCGCCGGCACGTGCCGCCACCAGCGAGGCAAGGCCGGTGTAGCCGAACAGGTTCAGCACCTTGACCGGGCGCCTGGCGCTCTCGATGAGAGCGGCCATGTGGTCCCAGTGCGAGGCCTGCTCGGGGAAGACGCCGACATGGCGGAAGGAGGTGAAGCGGCCGAGATAGTCGATGCCGTCATGCTTCATCGGCCAGGTTTCGCCGAGCGGCTGACCGGGGAAACGCCAGCGGCCCATGCCTTCCTCGTCGGTATCGCCAGTGAAGATGGCGTCGGCGTGGTTCCAGTCCTTCGCCGGCAACGCCGGCTGCCAGATCGCCTGACCCTCCGGGCGAACGATGCGGTAGGGGCCGTATTGCTCCAGCTTCTGGCCGTTGCCGCTGTCGAGCAGCGCGTAGTCGGCATTGGGGGCCACTTCGAGGATCAGCGGCAGTTTTTCCGCCGGCAAGGCGCCGGCGCGGCGTGTCAGCACGCGCGGCGCGGTTTCCACGTTGGGTTCGAGCTGCGGTTCGGCAGGGCGATGTTCGCCTTTGGGCTCGGGCGGCCTTGCCGTCCTGCGTTCCGGTGCCTTTGCCGGGCGGTTCTCGAAGCGCTCGGCCTTGGTCTCGGGCCGCTGTGTCCGCTTCTGCTCCGATCCCCGGCCGGCCTTGTCGGCCGGCTTGCCGTCGCGGCGCTTGTCCTGCGCGCGCGGCGTCGACGCGCCGCCTTGCTGGCGGCCCGATTTGTCCCGGCGTTTGTCGCGCGTGAATTTCAAAAAGGACGCTCCGCGTTTCGCGCTGCTTTTGGCATAGGGGCCGGGGCCGCGCAACATGGTGGACCGGTGCGGTTGGACGCACTTCATCATCGCCACGCTGCGGAAGACCGCCCTGGCCATTGTCAAAGAGTACTCCCGTTGCGGGAGGTGGGAAGCGGGGCGCCGGGTCGGTGCCTCTCTGTAATAGTACGTGGCGCCTTCCGGGCGCCCCGCCGGTGTTCTTGCCCCGGACCGACCTCGCCGCCATTCATGACGGCAGACTTCGGACCTCAAGCCGCCATTTGCGGCGGCCGGGTTTTTCCAGGGCCCGGACTTAGGGCTCGTCACCAGACACCGCCACCGTTAGCGCTGCCAGTCCGGCACCGACGTCCTCCCTGATACCCGGTGCGCACCAGGTTCCCGTTGAGGACGGCTTTCAGGCGCAATGATGCCGCAGGCCGAAAGGGTGTGAATTCGGATGCAGCGGATTTTTCGTGCGAGAACAGAACGGCTATTGAAAGAAAAGGATTATTTCTTTCGATCGTTCTTCCTGATCGCCGCTGGCATCCACATCGCTGTCATGTCGCCAGGCTTCCGCGCGACTGCCGTCCGGCATAATCTCCGGCCATCATGTCGCGCTCCGAACGCCTGCTCGATCTCGTCCAGACGCTGCGCCGCCACCGGCGGCCGGTGAGCGGGCAAACGCTTGCCTCCGAACTCGGCATATCGATCCGCACGCTCTATCGCGACATCGCCACGCTGCAGGGGCAGGGCGCACCGATCGAGGGCGAGGCGGGACTGGGTTACGCGCTGAAACCCGGCTTCATGCTGCCACCGCTGATGTTCACCGACGAGGAGATCGAGGCGATCGTGCTGGGTTCGCGCTGGGTGGCCAAGCAGCCCGACAACCGGCTGTCGAGGGCCGCAGCTGACGCGCTGGCCAAGATCGCCGCCGTATTGCCGGACGATCTGCGCGAGGATCTCGATGCGAGCACGCTTCTGGTCGGCCCGCGCGTCGAGGCAAGCGAAGGCATCGATCTGGGCGCCGTGCGCCAGGCGATCCGCGACGAGCGCAAACTTGCCATCCTCTACAACGACGCGGCCGGCGCCGGCAGCGAGCGCGTGGTGTGGCCGTTCGCACTAGGGTTCTTCGACAAGGTGCGGGTGATGGTGGCCTGGTGCGAGATGCGGCAGGGGTTCCGGCATTTCCGCACCGACCGCATCGCGCGGCTGGACATCACCGGTACGCGCTATCCGAGGCGTCGGCAGACCCTGCTCAAGGAATGGCGGGCGACGCTCGATGAGGCGCCGAGGCCCTGAATGGCTACTGCCAGAATCTGACAG
The genomic region above belongs to Mesorhizobium terrae and contains:
- a CDS encoding class I SAM-dependent rRNA methyltransferase, yielding METAPRVLTRRAGALPAEKLPLILEVAPNADYALLDSGNGQKLEQYGPYRIVRPEGQAIWQPALPAKDWNHADAIFTGDTDEEGMGRWRFPGQPLGETWPMKHDGIDYLGRFTSFRHVGVFPEQASHWDHMAALIESARRPVKVLNLFGYTGLASLVAARAGAEVTHVDASKKAIGWARENQEMAGLANKPIRWIVEDAMKFAEREERRGSRYDIILFDPPAYGRGPKGEVWQLFEHLPALTDICRSILTPKPLAVVLTAYSIRASFFAIHALMRDTFAGMGGTIESGELIIREQSAGRALSTSLFSRWVAK
- a CDS encoding helix-turn-helix transcriptional regulator, which produces MSRSERLLDLVQTLRRHRRPVSGQTLASELGISIRTLYRDIATLQGQGAPIEGEAGLGYALKPGFMLPPLMFTDEEIEAIVLGSRWVAKQPDNRLSRAAADALAKIAAVLPDDLREDLDASTLLVGPRVEASEGIDLGAVRQAIRDERKLAILYNDAAGAGSERVVWPFALGFFDKVRVMVAWCEMRQGFRHFRTDRIARLDITGTRYPRRRQTLLKEWRATLDEAPRP